GTAAATTGGGTGGTACAATTACTTATATACTTTTCTGGATGTTTAGTTTGCTGGTTGGAAGCTTGGTAGTCTATTTTACAGCCTGGCGTCAAATTACTTTTACGTGGATCACCCTTATGTTTATTTCCATGATTATTCCCATCGgcatttcattttccaaaCTTTGGAAGAAGCATAGTCGGCGCACTGCTCAATTCTTAACCCAGTTGGCTTTACTGGAACCTGAGGTTCGAAGCAATGCTGTCTTAGAAACCATTGGATGGAAAGATGCTTATGCTCATTATTCTTGGTTTATTGTAGTATTGTTGGTAACTTTGCTTGTTTATATAGTTGGAGAATATCTCACTAATCTTTACATGTCTACACTACCTCATTCATCTACTGTTGCCATTATGTACGTTTACTCTTGGACAGGTACTGTAAGCTTGTGCAACCTCGTGTCTTCTTGGATTTTGAACACCAAAACACACTCTTACGCCCTTGTTACAGTCTTCAAGTTATATTTTGAATTGACTCTTCAAGTGTACGTTAGAAATCTCTATGCAAGGTTGGAGTCTCCACAACAATTTGTCCTCGTACAAATAGCTTCATCATTAACAATGATGAGTGTGATCCCTTTGATAACAATGTCACGTACCGTTTTCCGTCTCAACGTCTTAATGACTAAAAGTATGGATTCGTATGTCGTGTACCGAAAAAATATGGGACGAAATTTTTATGTGAAATGTGTTGCCTCGAACGTGAGTATGCTTTCCTTTTTAGGTTGGTCTTTAATCTTACATTTTGGTTCAAATGCACCTCTTTATCcttatttttcctttagcAAGGAAGAACCGTATAGCTTCAAGTTGACTTTTTATGCATCCACTGCGGTATGGATCAGTGAAATGGTTGCATCTTATTTAACACGTCTTATCATGAGGAAATTCTATGACTTTGAAGTGGCTTTGGAAGCCATAAGAGATTTTGTCGAATATCCCGATATGATACCTACGTTTATCGCCGTAAGCATTCATGTGTTGCAAAATGTGGTGTTTAGTATAATAAGTCTTCACTTTTGATGTcccttttcattttaaaacatatcTTCCCTTTTTTCGTTTCCctttatcattttctttcaccTTGTTAATATACATTCATCTGTGGATGACTTATTGAATTTCATACATGTACATATCAGTCTTGTATACTTGGTTAAGTCTTTCTTTGTTGCTTTATAAAGCGCACCTGTTTTCCGCTCTTGTGGTGTTTCAGTTAAACATCTGCTAATGTTTATACATTATTTCATGCTGGCATGGATACATATTGGATATTACATTCGGTCCTAAAATACACAATACTTTAGATTGTCTAAGGCTTCCCTCCTTTGCAATAGGGAATTCCTATTTACTAAAATTATCGTTCGATTATGCTTAATAGGatgcatttaaaaaaatttccgtGCTTTCAACAAGTTGGCTCATCTTGTTTTTATTCCCGCTTGTTGGTGATTGGCCATTGTGTAAATTAGAAAGTTATTTAATTACTACTGATCTCGAtagcttcttctttttctgaaatggcttaaagaaaaagcatttattaaatatatacaatTGTTGTTTTAATCGTGCATTGCTTTTGGAAAGTAATAATTTGAGAGAGGTCGCTATAAATGCTCCTTGGTAATTGAATGGCGTTGTCAATAGGTGAACAAATCTATAGCTCATTGTTTTTCACACGTACGTATGTATCTCATTTATCTTCTTGTCTTTCCAAAACATACAGAACTATCTTAGGCAGCAACCATATTTAATGCTTTTACCTTA
Above is a genomic segment from Schizosaccharomyces pombe strain 972h- genome assembly, chromosome: III containing:
- a CDS encoding transmembrane transporter, encoding MSDSFDAAASHFHARSSVNDSSFHLSRQEEAELLEGALHAPYPEELLFDDDEYTAKTQYDGPRYAMPTMFYPNKPTPGWPLNYVFGNERSRFEKILSNFVLRNLMLQVLAPCFVLLWCAVPMPRYEDSQGTVRIRFWFFLIFYYGIYNAVGLLWITKLFHIYSVNWCPSKLGGTITYILFWMFSLLVGSLVVYFTAWRQITFTWITLMFISMIIPIGISFSKLWKKHSRRTAQFLTQLALLEPEVRSNAVLETIGWKDAYAHYSWFIVVLLVTLLVYIVGEYLTNLYMSTLPHSSTVAIMYVYSWTGTVSLCNLVSSWILNTKTHSYALVTVFKLYFELTLQVYVRNLYARLESPQQFVLVQIASSLTMMSVIPLITMSRTVFRLNVLMTKSMDSYVVYRKNMGRNFYVKCVASNVSMLSFLGWSLILHFGSNAPLYPYFSFSKEEPYSFKLTFYASTAVWISEMVASYLTRLIMRKFYDFEVALEAIRDFVEYPDMIPTFIAVSIHVLQNVVFSIISLHF